Genomic segment of Erythrobacter sp. BLCC-B19:
ATGCTCGGCCACCAGCAGCATCAGCCATCCGCCCATCGAGGAGCCGACCAGCAGCACCGGCCCACTGACATAGGACGCCACCAGCGCCAGCACCTCGTCCCGCCACTTCGACAGGGTGCCATCGGCGAACTCGCCGTCACTCAGCCCGCAGCCCGAATAGTCGAGCAGCAGGCAGGCGCGTCCGGCCAATTCAGCCTCGGCGAACAGGGCGCTCGCCTTGCTGCCGCTCATGTCGGACATATAGCCGGGCAGGAACACCAGGCACGGCCCTGACCCATGGGTGTAGCGAAACGCGATGCGGCGGCCATCGTAAAGGGTGTGGTGCACAATGTCGGTCATGCCGCTCCCATGCCTTGCGCCGCGCCGCAAGCGCAAGCATTGTCACGCAAGCGCAACGGGAGAGGACTACGCGCACCGCCATGCCCAACACCACATCTGCGGGCCTGCCCGCCGCCACCGCGCTCACCCGCCGCAGCTTGTTCACCCTCGCCGGAGCCGGGGCTGCCGCTGCCGCCGCGCCTGCCGTAGCGCAGGGCTTCGGCACCGGCTTCACCCACGGCGTTGCGAGCGGCGAGCCCTCGGCGAACAGCTTCCTTTTGTGGACCCGCTATGTCGGGGACGCAGGCCGGATCGAATACATCGTCTCCAAGAGCGCCGACATGAGCCGCCCGGTCGGCGGCGGATCGGTGCCCGTCTCGGCCGAGCGCGATTACTGCGTCAAGGCCGAGGTGATGAGCGATCTCGAACCTGACACGTGGTATTTCTACCAGTTCATCGCCCCCGATGGCACCAAGTCGCCCGTGGGCCGCACCCGCACCCTGCCGCAAGGGCCAAGCGCGCGCTTCCGCCTCGCGGTGTTCTCCTGCTCGAACTATGGCTTCGGCTGGTTCAACGCCTATGCCCACGCCGCCGAGGCGAACGATGCCGACCTTGCGGTGCATCTGGGCGACTACATCTACGAATATGGCGCGGGCACCTATCCCACCGCCGGGCAGGCTCACCCTGACCGGGTGCTGGCCCCTTCCACAGAGATCGTCGCGCTGACCGATTACCGCCTGCGCTACGCCACCTACCGCGCCGATCCCGACCTGCAGCGCCTTCATCAGGTGCTCCCCATGATTGCCGTCTGGGACGATCACGAAAGCGCCAATGATTCGTGGAAGGACGGCGCGCAGAACCACCAGAGCGACACCGAGGGCGAGTGGGCCATGCGCAAGGCCGCCGCCAAGCGCGCCTACCGCGAATGGATGCCGGTCTCGGACGATCCCTACAAGGCCTATCAGGTCGGCGACCTTGCCACCCTGTTCCGGCTCGACACCCGGCTTGAGGGGCGCGAGCAGCAGTTCAGTCTTGAAAAGCTGCTCGACGGCAAGACCGATCCCGCCGCAGCCGCAGCCGCACTCGATGCCTTCCGCGACGGGGCATGGTCGGACACCGAACGCCAGTTGCTCGGAGCCGCGCAGGAGGCGTGGCTGGCCGATGCACTCAAGGCTTCGACCAAGGCTGGCACGTCATGGCAGGTGCTGGTGCAGCAAGTGCTGATCGGCAACCTCAAGACCCCCACCGCGCTGGTCGAGGGGCTGGGTGCCGGCGTGCCCGATTTCGTCGCCAAGCGCCTCGCCGCCGCCGCGCAGGCGAGCAAGGCGGGCCTGCCCTCGAACATGGACGCCTGGGACGGTTACCCCGCCGCGCGCGAACGCGTGTTCAAGGCGGCATTGAACGCAGATGCGAACCTCGTGGTGCTGGCGGGCGACACCCACAATGGCTGGGCCTTCGACCTGACGCAGGACGGCGCGGCCGTGGGGGTGGAACTGGGCGTCTGCTCGGTCAGCTCGCCCGGCTTCGAAAGCTACCTGAACTTCATCAAGCCCGACACGCTGGCAAGCGCGATGGTGGCCGAAAACCCGCAGCTCCAATGGGCCGATACATCGCAGCGCGGCTACATGGTGGTCGAACTGACCCCGACGCGAGCGGAGACCGAGTACCGCTTCTCCAGCGGCGTAAGGCAGCGCTCGGCCAAGCTGGCGGGGACGAAGCGGATTGCGACCGACAAGGGTTCGGGCAAGCTGGTGGTCTAATCCCGGCAGAAAATCGCCTCTATCGGCAGGCCGAACACCTCGGCGATGGTGAAGGCAAGCGGGAGCGAGGGATCGTAGCGGCCATTCTCGATCGCGTTGACGCTCTGGCGCGAGGCTGTTCATAAGGGGTGACAGGCGAACGCCATAAGCCTATGGACGCCCGCATGGCACAGACGCTCGCCACCACCTGCACCACCACCACGACCCGGACTACCATCCGGGGGCGGGGTGCTGCGGCATAGAGCCTGCAGCCCGCCGCCCGGATCGGGGCGGCGCGGTGTTCTCCCTGATCCGGTACCTCGCCCAACACCGCTCTTCCGGTGCGATGCCCTTTGTCCTAAGGCGCGCCAAACGAGACGGATTTGAACGATGACCGAACTGCTCAAGATCAGCCTGCCCGATGGCTCGGTGCGCGAAGTGCCGCGGGGTTCAACCCCGGCGGACATTGCCGCGGCGATCGGCCCGGGCCTCGCCAAGGCAGCGATTGCTGCGCGCGTCGATGGCGAGTTGCGCGATCTGACCCGCCCCTTCGATGGCGACGCGAACCTCGCGCTGGTCACCTCGCGCGACGAGGCCGATGCGCTCGAACTCGCCCGCCACGACTATGCTCACGTGCTGGCCGAGGCGGTGCAGTCGCTGTTCCCCGGCACGCAGATCACCTTCGGCCCGGCGACCGACGACGGTTTCTACTATGACGTGAAGGCGCCGGACACGCGCGAACCCTTCGGCATGGACGATCTGCCCGCCATCGAAGAAGAAATGCGCCGCATCATCCGCGCCGACAAGCCGCTGCGCCGCGAGGTGTGGAGCCGCGAGCAGCTGATCGCCAAGTGGGCGGGCGAGGGCGAGACCTTCAAGGCCGAATGGGCCAAGGAACTGCCCGAGGGCGAGGAGCTGACGGTCTATTGGTCAGGCAACGACTGGCTCGATATGTGCCGCGGGCCCCACCTGCCCTCGACCGGCAAGCTCGATCCCGATGCCTTCAAACTGATGCGCGTCGCCGGGGCCTATTGGCGCGGCGACCAGAACAATGCGCAGCTGACCCGCATCTACGGCACCGGCTGGCTCAACAAGAAGCAATTGCAAGCCCACCTCACGCGTCTGGAAGAGGCCGCCAAGCGCGACCACCGCAAGCTGGGCCGCGAGATGGACCTGTTCCACTTGCAGGAGGAGGCCCACGGGAGCGTCTTCTGGCACCCCAAGGGCTACCGCATCTGGCGCGAGCTCGAGAGCTATATGCGCCGCAAGATGGACGGCGGCGGCTATCGCGAGATCAAGACCCCGCAGCTGATGGACGTGCGCCAGTGGACGCAATCGGGCCACTGGGGGAAGTACGCGCAGAATATGTTCGCCGTCCCCGACATCGTCCCCGATGTCGACGAGGAGAGCGGCGTCGCCTCCCCCAAGGTGGCGGATGACGCGGCATGGATGGCGATCAAGCCGATGAACTGCCCGGCGCACGTGATGGTCTTCAAGCAGGGGATCACCTCCTACCGCGACCTCCCCATTCGTCTGGGCGAAATGGGCTGCTGCCACCGCAACGAGCCCCACGGCGCGCTGCACGGCCTGATGCGCGTGCGCCAGTTCACGCAGGACGATGCGCATATCTTCTGTACCGAGGGGCAGGTCGTCAGCGAAGTGCAGGCTTTCATCGCGCTCGCTGACAGCGTGTATCGCGACTTCGGCTTCACCTACGACATCAAGCTCGCCCTGCGCCCCGAAAAGCGCTTCGGCAGCGAGGCGGACTGGGACAAGGCCGAGCAGGAGCTGCGCGATGCTTTGACCGCCAACGGCCTCGAATGGGAGGAACTCCCCGGCGAGGGCGCGTTCTATGCCCCCAAGCTCGAATGGCACCTCACCGACGCGATCGGGCGCACCTGGCAGGTCGGCACGATCCAGTCCGACCGGGTTTTGCCCGAGCGTTTGGACGCGAACTACATCGGCGAGGATGGCGAAAAGCACCGCCCGGTGATGCTCCACCGCGCGATCTTCGGCAGCTATGAACGCTTCATCGGCATCCTGATCGAGCATTTCGCGGGCAAGCTCCCGACCTGGCTCGCCCCGGTGCAGGCGGTGGTGGCGACGATCGTTTCGGACGCGGACGCCTATGCCCATGACGTCGAGGCGCAGCTCAAGGCGGCCGGCATCCGGGTCGAGACCGACACCCGCAACGAGAAGATCAACTACAAGGTGCGCGAACACTCGCTCGCCAAGGTCCCGCACCTCTTGGTGGTCGGCAAGCGCGAGGCCGAGGAAGGCACTGTCGCGGTGCGCACATTGGGCGCGGAGCACCAGAAGGTGATGCCGCTCGCCGAGGCGATCGCGATGCTGCGCAGCGAGGGCACCCCGCCCGACATCGCCTGACGGGGCACGGACCGCCATGCCGACGATGATCACCCTCTCGCTGCTGCTGAACATTGCGGTATTGCTGCCGGTGACGGGGAGCATCCTTACGAATGCAGGGTGGGTGGAGGCGGCCTACGGCCCGCCCTCGCCCGCCCGCGGCATTCTGCTCGCGGTCTATCTCGCGATCCTCGCAGGGTCGGCGGCGCTGCTGTGGAAGCCGCTGCCGCAGATGGTCGCCGCGCTGCTGCTGGTGCAGATCGCCTACAAGCTGCTGACGCCGTTCACCGTCGGCACGCTCGCCAATCCGGTCGTGCTGAGCAACCTCGCCATTGCCGCCTTCCACGCGGTGACGGTGACGCTGATCGTCAGGGGCACGACCGCCTAGATGGAGGTCTTCGGGGGCTTCACCGCGATCCAGATCGCTGTCGCCTTCGGGGCAGCGCTCGGCTCGGCCTTCGTGCGTGGGCTGACCGGGTTCGGCATGGCGATCCTGCTGGTGCCGGTGCTGGCCCTCGCCCTGCCCCCGGTTGAGGCGGTGGTGCTGACCAACGCGCTGTCACTGATGATCGGCGCGACCGAAATCCGCAGCCTGGTGCGCGATGCGGAACGGAGCGCGTGGGTGATCGGCGCGCTGGTGGTGGTGACCACGCCGCTGGGCCTCTACGCTCTCTCGCTCACCGGCAAGGATGTGGCGCGGCTGGTGATCGCGCTGATCGCGCTCAGCGCCTTTGTCGCGATCCTGCTCCCGCGCCGGGGCGAGGCCATGCCGGGGCCGCTGGCGACCGGCGGGGTGGGCGCGCTGAGCGGACTGATGACGGGCTATGCCGGGATGCCGGGGCCGCCGGTGGTGCCCTATTATGCCGGACGCACCCTGCCGCGCGCGACCATCAAGGCCTCGATGCAGCTGATCTTCACCATTGCGGCGAGCGCCGGCCTGGCGAGCGCAACCTGGCTCGGCATCCTGCGGTGGGAACTGCTGGCCTTCGCACTGGTGATGCTGCCGCTGATCATCGCGGGCAACCGGCTGGGCGCAAGGGTGTCCGGGCGGGTGAGTGATCCGGTGTGGCGGGGATTTGT
This window contains:
- a CDS encoding sulfite exporter TauE/SafE family protein: MEVFGGFTAIQIAVAFGAALGSAFVRGLTGFGMAILLVPVLALALPPVEAVVLTNALSLMIGATEIRSLVRDAERSAWVIGALVVVTTPLGLYALSLTGKDVARLVIALIALSAFVAILLPRRGEAMPGPLATGGVGALSGLMTGYAGMPGPPVVPYYAGRTLPRATIKASMQLIFTIAASAGLASATWLGILRWELLAFALVMLPLIIAGNRLGARVSGRVSDPVWRGFVGLVLGGAAVAALVRVL
- a CDS encoding alkaline phosphatase D family protein, producing the protein MPNTTSAGLPAATALTRRSLFTLAGAGAAAAAAPAVAQGFGTGFTHGVASGEPSANSFLLWTRYVGDAGRIEYIVSKSADMSRPVGGGSVPVSAERDYCVKAEVMSDLEPDTWYFYQFIAPDGTKSPVGRTRTLPQGPSARFRLAVFSCSNYGFGWFNAYAHAAEANDADLAVHLGDYIYEYGAGTYPTAGQAHPDRVLAPSTEIVALTDYRLRYATYRADPDLQRLHQVLPMIAVWDDHESANDSWKDGAQNHQSDTEGEWAMRKAAAKRAYREWMPVSDDPYKAYQVGDLATLFRLDTRLEGREQQFSLEKLLDGKTDPAAAAAALDAFRDGAWSDTERQLLGAAQEAWLADALKASTKAGTSWQVLVQQVLIGNLKTPTALVEGLGAGVPDFVAKRLAAAAQASKAGLPSNMDAWDGYPAARERVFKAALNADANLVVLAGDTHNGWAFDLTQDGAAVGVELGVCSVSSPGFESYLNFIKPDTLASAMVAENPQLQWADTSQRGYMVVELTPTRAETEYRFSSGVRQRSAKLAGTKRIATDKGSGKLVV
- the thrS gene encoding threonine--tRNA ligase — encoded protein: MTELLKISLPDGSVREVPRGSTPADIAAAIGPGLAKAAIAARVDGELRDLTRPFDGDANLALVTSRDEADALELARHDYAHVLAEAVQSLFPGTQITFGPATDDGFYYDVKAPDTREPFGMDDLPAIEEEMRRIIRADKPLRREVWSREQLIAKWAGEGETFKAEWAKELPEGEELTVYWSGNDWLDMCRGPHLPSTGKLDPDAFKLMRVAGAYWRGDQNNAQLTRIYGTGWLNKKQLQAHLTRLEEAAKRDHRKLGREMDLFHLQEEAHGSVFWHPKGYRIWRELESYMRRKMDGGGYREIKTPQLMDVRQWTQSGHWGKYAQNMFAVPDIVPDVDEESGVASPKVADDAAWMAIKPMNCPAHVMVFKQGITSYRDLPIRLGEMGCCHRNEPHGALHGLMRVRQFTQDDAHIFCTEGQVVSEVQAFIALADSVYRDFGFTYDIKLALRPEKRFGSEADWDKAEQELRDALTANGLEWEELPGEGAFYAPKLEWHLTDAIGRTWQVGTIQSDRVLPERLDANYIGEDGEKHRPVMLHRAIFGSYERFIGILIEHFAGKLPTWLAPVQAVVATIVSDADAYAHDVEAQLKAAGIRVETDTRNEKINYKVREHSLAKVPHLLVVGKREAEEGTVAVRTLGAEHQKVMPLAEAIAMLRSEGTPPDIA